Proteins encoded in a region of the Pseudothermotoga elfii DSM 9442 = NBRC 107921 genome:
- a CDS encoding cyclic 2,3-diphosphoglycerate synthase, translating to MRKKVIIMGAAGRDFHNFNTYFRDNEEYEVVAFTATQIPDIEGRVYPSELAGKLYPNGIPIEPESKLTEIIKSHDVDEVILAYSDLPHQYVMEKAAIVTSAGADFKLMGPKHTMIKSSKPVIAICAIRTGCGKSQTTRRVLDILREKGLKVISIRHPMPYGNLVEQKVQRFATYEDLDKHKCTIEEREEYEPHIDRNSVIYAGVDYEAILKSAEAENPDVILWDGGNNDFPFYKPNLLIVVVDPHRPGHETSYYPGMTNLLMADVVVINKEETASMEGIEIVRKNIEKWNPDAIVVDASSPIFVENYKVIKGKKVLVVEDGPTLTHGEMKYGAGFVAAKKFGASEIIDPRPFAVGSIVETYKKYNHLDLILPAMGYGEKQIKELEETINSSNADLVIIGTPIDLRRVMKLNKPAVRVRYELQEIGKPDLEDVINNFLDQK from the coding sequence GTGCGGAAAAAAGTCATCATTATGGGTGCTGCAGGTAGAGATTTTCACAACTTCAACACATACTTCAGAGACAACGAAGAATATGAAGTGGTTGCCTTTACAGCGACACAGATTCCAGATATTGAAGGAAGAGTTTATCCTTCAGAACTTGCCGGAAAACTCTATCCAAATGGTATCCCAATTGAGCCAGAATCAAAGCTGACAGAAATAATCAAAAGTCATGATGTTGATGAAGTGATACTCGCTTATAGCGACCTGCCACATCAGTACGTTATGGAAAAAGCCGCAATTGTGACTTCAGCTGGTGCAGATTTTAAATTAATGGGGCCAAAGCACACAATGATAAAATCAAGCAAACCTGTTATAGCAATATGCGCAATAAGAACAGGATGTGGAAAGAGCCAGACCACCAGGAGGGTTCTCGATATACTGAGAGAAAAAGGCCTTAAAGTAATTTCGATAAGGCATCCTATGCCTTATGGAAACCTGGTAGAGCAGAAAGTGCAACGCTTTGCAACTTATGAAGATCTCGATAAACATAAATGTACAATTGAAGAAAGAGAAGAATATGAACCACACATCGATAGGAATTCAGTCATCTACGCCGGTGTTGATTATGAAGCTATTTTAAAAAGCGCCGAAGCAGAAAATCCAGACGTGATTTTGTGGGATGGAGGAAATAACGATTTTCCCTTCTACAAACCAAATTTGCTAATAGTTGTGGTAGATCCTCACAGGCCTGGTCATGAAACAAGTTATTACCCCGGTATGACCAATCTTCTCATGGCAGATGTTGTAGTTATAAATAAAGAAGAGACAGCATCAATGGAAGGCATTGAAATCGTCAGGAAAAATATAGAAAAATGGAACCCAGATGCAATAGTTGTTGATGCGAGTTCACCAATTTTTGTTGAAAACTACAAAGTAATAAAAGGAAAGAAAGTGCTTGTGGTAGAAGACGGGCCTACTCTAACACATGGCGAGATGAAGTACGGTGCAGGATTTGTAGCGGCAAAAAAATTTGGAGCTTCTGAAATAATTGACCCAAGACCTTTTGCAGTTGGATCTATAGTAGAAACTTATAAAAAATACAATCATCTTGACCTGATACTACCAGCCATGGGATATGGAGAAAAACAGATAAAAGAACTGGAAGAGACTATCAACTCATCGAACGCAGATCTGGTTATAATTGGTACACCAATAGATTTGAGACGAGTTATGAAACTCAATAAACCTGCGGTAAGAGTCAGGTATGAACTGCAGGAAATTGGTAAACCGGATCTCGAAGATGTAATAAACAATTTTCTAGATCAAAAATAA
- the miaB gene encoding tRNA (N6-isopentenyl adenosine(37)-C2)-methylthiotransferase MiaB, which yields MRVFFKTYGCQMNLNDTETMAGILSQHGYEVVNLPEEADIVILNTCVVRQKSQEKYHSALGQFVKLKKSGKIKLIGIAGCGSNLEGEELIKSGADFVIGSRSIGKIAEVLQKAARGEKIVYLEDDICTVDSKTPRMRFSKHHAWITIIHGCNRFCTYCIVPYTRGREKSRPLPDVLLEVEKLAKNGVKEITFLGQNVDAYGKDLKDGTNLASLIEQAGKFEQIKRIWFLTSYPTDITDKLIETVAEDPKAAKSFHIPVQSGSNRILRLMNRRYDRDQFLQLVEKIRSKIPHASISSDIIVGFPTETEYDYMQTMDLVRKARFERLNLAVYSPRQGTVASKYFKDDVPREEKVQRLNKLLELQKQINRELNMQYLGKVVEIIVEGKTKEGLYYGRDIRNKVIIFSSQEVSEGENVLLKIDKITAGPLYGKLQKKCGL from the coding sequence ATGAGGGTTTTTTTCAAAACCTACGGTTGCCAGATGAATCTCAATGATACTGAAACTATGGCAGGGATACTTTCTCAGCATGGTTATGAGGTAGTAAATTTGCCAGAAGAAGCAGACATTGTTATATTGAATACCTGCGTTGTTCGCCAAAAATCCCAGGAAAAATATCATTCTGCCCTTGGACAGTTTGTTAAGCTGAAAAAGTCTGGAAAGATAAAACTGATAGGGATTGCTGGTTGTGGTTCAAATCTGGAAGGGGAAGAATTAATAAAAAGCGGAGCAGATTTTGTCATTGGATCGCGATCAATTGGGAAAATTGCTGAGGTTCTTCAGAAGGCTGCCAGGGGAGAAAAAATTGTCTATCTCGAAGATGATATTTGTACCGTGGATTCTAAGACGCCAAGAATGAGGTTTTCCAAACATCATGCGTGGATAACTATTATTCACGGATGTAACAGATTCTGTACGTATTGCATCGTACCTTATACGAGAGGCAGAGAAAAGAGCAGACCATTACCGGATGTTCTGTTAGAGGTTGAAAAACTTGCGAAGAACGGTGTGAAGGAAATAACATTTCTTGGACAAAATGTAGATGCGTACGGGAAAGATTTAAAAGATGGGACAAATCTGGCTTCACTTATCGAACAGGCAGGCAAATTTGAGCAGATAAAAAGAATATGGTTTCTCACATCTTATCCAACTGATATTACTGATAAATTAATAGAAACTGTTGCTGAAGACCCCAAAGCCGCAAAATCATTCCACATTCCGGTTCAATCCGGGAGTAATAGGATTTTGCGATTGATGAATCGCAGATACGACAGGGACCAATTTCTTCAGTTAGTGGAAAAAATAAGAAGCAAGATACCCCATGCCTCTATAAGTAGCGACATCATAGTTGGTTTTCCAACCGAAACTGAATATGATTATATGCAAACAATGGACCTGGTCAGGAAAGCCCGTTTCGAGAGACTTAATCTTGCTGTGTATTCACCAAGACAGGGCACAGTAGCAAGCAAGTATTTCAAAGACGATGTACCGAGAGAAGAAAAGGTTCAAAGATTAAATAAATTACTTGAGTTGCAAAAACAGATCAACAGAGAACTCAATATGCAGTACCTCGGGAAAGTTGTTGAAATAATAGTTGAAGGAAAGACAAAAGAGGGTTTGTATTACGGCAGGGATATCAGAAATAAAGTGATCATTTTTTCTTCTCAGGAAGTTTCTGAAGGAGAAAATGTTTTGCTGAAGATTGATAAGATAACAGCAGGTCCTCTGTATGGAAAGTTGCAAAAAAAATGCGGGCTCTAA
- the rpsB gene encoding 30S ribosomal protein S2, translating into MPVITMKQLLEAGVHFGHRTRRWNPKMAPYIYGARKGIYIIDLQKTLKLVEEACDFVKSKASEGATMIFVGTKKQAQHVVKEEAGKCGAFYVNNRWLGGLITNFKTIKPRIDKLIELEEMEKNGELAKLPKKEQSRLRKALEKLRKNLGGLKAMDRIPDIIYVIDPRKERIAVAEANKMGIPVIGVVDTNCDPDPVDFVIPANDDAIRSIKLITSKIAEAYLEGREGVSFTEETPSEPIQSDSSEEEEGSLDISDLFEDTDLKEEE; encoded by the coding sequence ATGCCGGTTATAACCATGAAACAGTTACTTGAAGCAGGGGTTCATTTTGGACACAGGACAAGAAGGTGGAACCCCAAAATGGCTCCTTATATTTATGGAGCCCGTAAAGGTATTTATATCATTGATCTTCAAAAAACTCTGAAGCTTGTGGAGGAAGCCTGTGATTTTGTGAAGTCCAAAGCAAGCGAAGGAGCAACAATGATTTTCGTTGGGACCAAAAAACAGGCTCAGCATGTTGTAAAAGAAGAAGCTGGAAAGTGCGGTGCTTTTTATGTTAACAACCGATGGCTTGGAGGTCTCATAACGAATTTCAAGACAATCAAACCGCGCATCGATAAGCTTATAGAGCTTGAGGAAATGGAGAAAAACGGTGAGCTTGCAAAATTGCCCAAAAAAGAGCAGAGCAGGCTCAGAAAAGCTTTAGAAAAGCTCAGAAAAAACCTCGGGGGCCTCAAAGCTATGGACAGAATACCAGACATAATTTACGTCATAGACCCGAGGAAAGAGAGAATAGCTGTTGCAGAGGCAAATAAAATGGGAATACCAGTTATAGGAGTAGTGGATACCAATTGTGACCCAGATCCTGTTGATTTCGTTATTCCGGCGAATGACGATGCCATCAGATCAATAAAATTGATCACCTCTAAAATAGCTGAAGCTTACCTCGAAGGCCGCGAAGGCGTGTCATTCACCGAGGAAACGCCTTCTGAACCAATTCAGTCTGATTCCAGTGAAGAAGAGGAAGGTTCGCTCGACATATCTGACCTGTTTGAAGATACAGATCTCAAAGAGGAGGAATAA
- the udk gene encoding uridine kinase codes for MLLIGIGGGTGSGKTTVANKIIKKVGQQKCALLPMDNYYRDMSHLTFEERKKINYDHPNVIEHELLKEHLENLLKGYSVEIPTYDFVNYVRKKEQIHFSPKNVIIVEGIFALYYEEISRLYGLSVYVDAESDIRFIRRLMRDVKERGRTMESVINQYLETVKPMHDAHVEPTKRKADIIVPKGGYNDKAIEVVVNYIFKELEKS; via the coding sequence ATGCTGCTGATAGGTATTGGTGGAGGAACAGGTTCTGGAAAAACTACCGTTGCAAACAAAATAATCAAAAAAGTTGGTCAGCAAAAATGCGCCCTTCTGCCAATGGACAATTACTACAGAGACATGAGTCATTTAACCTTTGAAGAGAGAAAAAAGATTAATTACGATCATCCAAATGTTATAGAACATGAATTACTGAAAGAACACCTTGAGAATCTTCTAAAAGGGTACTCAGTTGAGATACCGACATACGACTTCGTAAACTACGTTAGAAAAAAAGAGCAGATACATTTTTCCCCGAAAAACGTGATTATTGTTGAAGGAATCTTTGCACTTTATTACGAAGAGATCAGCAGATTGTACGGTTTGTCGGTCTATGTTGATGCCGAAAGCGACATAAGATTCATTCGCAGACTCATGCGAGATGTTAAAGAAAGAGGAAGAACAATGGAATCGGTGATAAATCAGTATCTCGAAACAGTCAAACCAATGCACGATGCTCATGTGGAGCCAACCAAGCGGAAAGCAGATATAATAGTGCCAAAGGGTGGATATAACGATAAAGCAATCGAAGTTGTGGTGAATTATATTTTTAAAGAACTGGAGAAAAGCTGA
- a CDS encoding gluzincin family metallopeptidase, whose protein sequence is MKKFVFAILMACSLAIGMGKFKMIKTLWVDIAFEEGLERQAFLLAQEADKIYSKLSEEFNLHLAKRPVVYLIDKTDISNGFANPLNNVIVIYPNDIDPYILTPNYKNWVTFCFTHELAHLFISNNFADYFSPLKIFGHAVPAFLQSILIPMYLHEGLATYFETYITGTGRASDTLFENYMDVAKSSDVGVRYASSINSRRWLAGGPSYVQGLSLLKYIETKHGHDAVMKLFEKISQNPLSGFYRSLKTVLSDREIKDWLSIKNYSTKGEKLSETLLSISKLDLNAWRIYYAARKYNGEEAIYYYDTFAEENVKLIDVDNVISFAVNRTRLIAIARYANENGSSISKLYLYSGSVKDLQITGIVDIAWMNDFELAMIRQQNGQRTIEVYDLRNRETRKILEPKENLIPLQITASEDKIIFTAKTQNQVDLFMIDKEAHIMNLTNNIFTEVSPKLISNSLYFCADYSGKFTPYLLDIENGKLLEISATDAISSLILYDKIYYFKAVPGGFSLFRQDKVLDHEIHLSFKEFSPEPLKSVILDEEQYFYDSIKPRFVLPFPYFSPSLEGTDYGLGVAAGFWDDLMDNYAIFGFIWSWENWAAKLLLNSGKDALFSIQFDQKDQQFSLRTELDVPFRINKSTVSEKVDLIAGIEINETLSLTPDLQVIYTTGSVGGKLHQQSFPDLALWISALPDFRIGFSKAFLIKDFLLQLFGQAAKEFVQYGAHVVIPGPLLNIGTVDGFCATDSINFSAGFSNTLSAKENSYKIWFRSVFNSHIAYQIPLPIFVEIGLQSDQGYIKIGLEDILSEFLGMKNH, encoded by the coding sequence ATGAAGAAATTTGTTTTTGCGATACTTATGGCTTGCAGTTTAGCAATTGGAATGGGAAAATTCAAAATGATAAAAACTCTGTGGGTTGATATCGCCTTTGAAGAAGGGCTTGAAAGACAAGCATTTTTGCTTGCCCAGGAAGCCGATAAAATCTACAGTAAATTATCAGAAGAATTCAACCTTCATCTTGCAAAAAGACCCGTTGTATATTTGATTGACAAAACTGATATTTCAAACGGATTTGCAAACCCATTGAATAACGTTATAGTAATCTATCCCAACGATATTGACCCGTACATTTTAACGCCGAACTACAAGAACTGGGTCACATTTTGCTTCACCCACGAACTGGCACATCTTTTTATTTCAAATAACTTTGCAGATTACTTTTCGCCTCTGAAAATTTTTGGGCATGCTGTTCCAGCATTTCTGCAGTCAATCCTTATTCCTATGTATTTACATGAAGGACTCGCAACGTATTTTGAAACCTATATAACAGGTACTGGGCGTGCCAGTGATACACTTTTCGAAAACTACATGGATGTTGCAAAAAGCAGTGACGTGGGAGTAAGGTATGCTTCGTCCATAAATTCACGTAGATGGCTTGCAGGTGGCCCAAGCTATGTTCAGGGATTGTCATTACTGAAGTATATTGAAACTAAGCACGGTCATGACGCGGTAATGAAACTCTTCGAGAAAATTTCTCAAAATCCATTATCCGGTTTCTACAGATCATTGAAAACAGTACTTTCAGACAGAGAAATAAAAGATTGGCTTTCTATAAAGAATTATTCCACAAAGGGCGAAAAACTATCAGAAACGCTTCTTTCAATAAGCAAACTTGATCTAAATGCGTGGAGAATTTACTATGCAGCCAGGAAATACAATGGTGAGGAGGCAATTTATTATTACGACACCTTTGCTGAAGAAAATGTCAAATTAATAGACGTTGATAACGTAATATCATTTGCAGTTAACAGAACTCGATTGATTGCCATAGCAAGGTATGCAAATGAAAATGGATCATCAATCTCAAAATTGTATCTTTATTCCGGAAGCGTGAAAGACCTTCAAATAACTGGCATTGTTGATATAGCCTGGATGAATGATTTTGAACTTGCAATGATCAGGCAGCAAAATGGTCAGAGAACTATAGAAGTATATGATTTGAGAAACAGAGAAACAAGAAAGATCCTCGAGCCAAAAGAAAACTTAATACCCCTCCAGATAACTGCATCAGAAGATAAAATTATCTTTACTGCAAAAACACAAAATCAGGTGGATTTATTCATGATTGATAAAGAAGCGCACATAATGAATCTGACAAACAATATATTTACAGAGGTATCGCCAAAACTTATCTCTAATTCACTTTATTTTTGTGCAGATTATTCGGGAAAATTTACACCATATTTGCTTGATATAGAAAATGGGAAACTGCTGGAAATTTCTGCAACAGATGCCATATCCTCCCTGATTCTCTATGACAAAATCTATTATTTTAAAGCTGTACCGGGAGGTTTTTCTCTCTTCAGACAGGATAAAGTTTTAGATCACGAAATTCATTTGTCTTTTAAGGAATTCAGTCCAGAACCTTTGAAATCTGTTATCCTCGATGAAGAACAATATTTCTATGATTCAATCAAACCGAGATTTGTTCTGCCATTTCCTTATTTTTCACCATCCTTAGAAGGAACAGATTACGGATTAGGAGTTGCCGCTGGTTTTTGGGACGATCTTATGGATAATTACGCCATTTTTGGATTTATTTGGTCGTGGGAAAACTGGGCTGCAAAACTTTTGCTTAATTCTGGAAAGGATGCTTTATTTTCTATACAGTTCGATCAAAAAGATCAACAATTTTCTTTAAGAACAGAACTGGATGTACCATTTCGAATAAATAAAAGCACGGTGTCGGAAAAGGTAGATTTGATAGCAGGTATTGAGATCAATGAAACACTGAGTTTGACTCCAGACCTGCAAGTTATCTACACAACAGGATCTGTTGGCGGGAAATTGCATCAGCAAAGTTTTCCAGATCTTGCTCTCTGGATCTCTGCTTTACCGGATTTTCGAATTGGTTTTTCAAAAGCTTTCCTGATAAAAGATTTTTTGCTTCAACTTTTTGGTCAGGCAGCTAAAGAATTTGTCCAATACGGTGCACATGTGGTAATTCCCGGACCATTGTTGAATATCGGTACGGTAGATGGATTTTGCGCAACTGACAGCATAAATTTCTCAGCTGGCTTTTCAAACACTCTCAGCGCAAAAGAAAACAGTTACAAAATATGGTTTAGATCTGTCTTTAATTCCCACATAGCGTATCAAATACCTTTACCAATTTTTGTCGAGATTGGGTTACAATCCGATCAGGGATATATAAAAATTGGTTTGGAAGATATTCTAAGTGAGTTCCTCGGTATGAAGAATCATTGA
- a CDS encoding glycogen synthase yields MRVAMVAYEVYPFAKVGGLADVVGSLPKVIEKQGVKVTVFMPFHKIVSKNCEKLGLEIKEVARAISLPNLQTKEKFDLYKSTVPATNVSVYFISNDYYFSADNVYEGPDLAEQSIFFSNAAIEAMKYLSETFDIVHAHDWQTGLVPVYLKTLYRTDPFFNRTATVFTIHNLGYQGVFNPGYMKFAGLPAYLFNIDGLEFYGQINFLKGGILFSDIVTTVSPTYAQEIQTEQFGEKLDGVLRLRAEDLYGILNGIDYSEYNPATDKRIYVNYDIDHIEKKKMNKSELQKELNLQVRDDVPLIGMINRLVDQKGLDLIEKIVDYMMMFDIQFVVLGTGDKKYEEFFKNIEKKYPQKISSNMKFDVDLAQKIYAASDMFLMPSRYEPCGLGQMYSLRYGTVPIVRYTGGLADSVKEYDPKTRDGNGFGFREYDTAHLLETVAKAVYFYKKEKDHWGKVVKNAMKTDVSWDRSAKQYLKIYQEALRKKQF; encoded by the coding sequence ATGAGAGTCGCTATGGTTGCTTATGAGGTATACCCATTTGCTAAAGTCGGTGGACTCGCCGATGTTGTCGGATCTTTACCAAAAGTTATAGAAAAACAGGGGGTAAAAGTTACTGTTTTTATGCCCTTCCATAAAATTGTCTCAAAAAACTGTGAAAAACTTGGCCTGGAGATAAAAGAAGTGGCCAGGGCAATCTCTTTGCCGAATCTTCAAACCAAAGAAAAATTCGATTTGTACAAATCAACTGTACCGGCCACAAATGTTTCAGTTTATTTTATATCGAACGATTATTATTTCTCCGCAGATAATGTATATGAAGGACCTGATTTGGCGGAGCAGTCTATTTTTTTCTCAAATGCAGCAATTGAAGCCATGAAATACCTTTCAGAAACATTCGACATAGTACATGCCCACGACTGGCAAACTGGCCTGGTCCCGGTTTATTTAAAAACTTTATATAGGACAGATCCGTTTTTTAATAGAACAGCTACAGTTTTCACCATCCATAATCTTGGTTATCAGGGTGTGTTTAATCCAGGTTACATGAAATTCGCAGGTTTACCCGCCTATTTATTCAACATAGACGGTTTGGAATTTTACGGTCAAATAAATTTCCTAAAAGGCGGTATATTATTCAGCGACATAGTAACAACTGTGAGCCCAACCTATGCTCAGGAAATCCAGACAGAACAATTTGGCGAAAAACTCGATGGTGTTCTCAGACTAAGAGCAGAAGACCTGTATGGTATTCTGAATGGAATCGATTATTCAGAATACAATCCAGCAACTGATAAAAGAATATATGTTAATTACGATATAGACCATATTGAAAAGAAAAAAATGAATAAATCCGAACTGCAGAAGGAACTAAATCTGCAGGTGAGGGACGATGTACCCCTCATAGGTATGATAAACAGACTTGTTGATCAAAAAGGTCTTGATCTTATAGAAAAAATTGTCGATTACATGATGATGTTCGACATACAGTTTGTCGTACTTGGAACAGGAGATAAGAAATACGAAGAATTCTTTAAAAATATTGAGAAAAAATACCCGCAGAAAATTTCCAGCAACATGAAATTCGATGTAGATTTGGCACAGAAAATTTACGCGGCAAGCGATATGTTCCTGATGCCATCAAGATACGAACCATGTGGATTGGGTCAGATGTACAGTTTGAGATATGGTACAGTGCCAATAGTTCGTTATACCGGTGGACTTGCTGATTCAGTAAAGGAGTACGATCCAAAAACAAGAGACGGTAATGGATTCGGTTTTAGAGAATATGACACGGCACATTTACTTGAAACTGTAGCAAAAGCAGTATATTTTTACAAGAAAGAAAAAGATCACTGGGGTAAAGTAGTTAAAAACGCAATGAAAACAGATGTTTCCTGGGACAGGTCGGCAAAGCAGTATCTAAAGATTTACCAGGAAGCTTTACGGAAAAAGCAATTCTGA
- the galT gene encoding galactose-1-phosphate uridylyltransferase: MPEFRKDPVIKRWVIIATERAKRPHDFVKPKVEEKAGFCPFDYGNEHTTPPEIIAFRPADTAPNTPGWWVRVVPNKFGAVNPDLTPRKYGVGMFDAMDGFGYHEVIIETPDHNTHLALMDYKQVEEVIWAYKQRFETIMKDSKIQYVLIFKNHGSDAGASLQHPHSQLIAIPTIPKRVQEELSGSQEYFSYKERCVFCDIIDQELQLQERIVEENEDFVSIEPFAARFPCETWIIPKRHSHDFRNILDKEVKSFSQILKNTLYKIYGALDNPPYNFMLHTAPNTGEGKNYYHWHLEIVPRLTKVAGFEWGSGFYINPMPPEEATKYLRAVEIP, from the coding sequence ATGCCTGAGTTCAGAAAAGATCCGGTCATAAAAAGATGGGTGATAATAGCTACCGAGAGGGCAAAGCGGCCACATGATTTTGTCAAACCGAAAGTAGAAGAAAAAGCAGGTTTTTGCCCATTTGACTACGGAAACGAGCATACTACCCCGCCGGAGATAATTGCATTCAGACCTGCCGACACCGCGCCAAATACACCTGGCTGGTGGGTAAGAGTGGTACCCAATAAATTTGGCGCCGTGAACCCTGACCTGACGCCCAGAAAATATGGAGTAGGTATGTTTGACGCAATGGATGGCTTTGGTTACCATGAAGTAATTATCGAGACACCAGATCACAACACTCACCTTGCATTGATGGATTACAAACAGGTGGAAGAGGTTATATGGGCTTACAAGCAGAGATTTGAAACGATAATGAAAGATTCAAAAATACAGTATGTCCTGATTTTCAAAAACCACGGTAGTGATGCAGGCGCATCTCTTCAGCACCCTCACAGTCAATTAATAGCAATTCCAACAATCCCCAAAAGAGTCCAAGAAGAACTCAGCGGTTCTCAGGAATATTTTTCTTACAAAGAGAGATGTGTTTTTTGCGACATAATAGATCAGGAACTTCAGCTTCAAGAAAGAATAGTTGAAGAAAATGAAGATTTCGTTTCGATAGAGCCTTTTGCTGCAAGATTTCCATGCGAGACATGGATTATACCTAAAAGGCATTCACACGATTTCAGAAACATCCTTGACAAGGAGGTTAAGTCGTTTTCGCAGATACTCAAGAACACTCTCTACAAAATATACGGCGCCCTTGACAACCCACCTTACAATTTCATGCTTCACACGGCTCCAAACACAGGGGAAGGAAAGAATTATTATCACTGGCATTTAGAAATCGTGCCACGCCTGACGAAAGTTGCTGGATTCGAGTGGGGATCAGGATTTTATATAAACCCGATGCCCCCAGAAGAGGCAACAAAATATTTACGTGCGGTTGAAATACCATGA
- a CDS encoding stage V sporulation protein S — translation MEILKVSSGSNPNKVAGAIAGALSKADKVEIQAIGAGAVNQAVKAIAVARRFLNEGGKDIYMVPGFIEALIDNETRTGMSFKVFVTQKQS, via the coding sequence ATGGAGATTTTGAAGGTGAGCTCAGGGTCAAATCCAAACAAAGTAGCTGGTGCTATTGCTGGTGCCCTTTCAAAAGCAGACAAAGTCGAAATTCAAGCGATTGGTGCGGGGGCTGTTAACCAGGCTGTGAAAGCTATCGCTGTAGCGAGAAGATTTTTGAACGAGGGTGGGAAAGACATTTACATGGTTCCTGGATTCATCGAAGCGTTAATCGACAATGAAACACGAACAGGAATGTCCTTCAAAGTCTTTGTGACTCAGAAACAATCTTGA
- the rpsO gene encoding 30S ribosomal protein S15, whose translation MNQEEKKKIIEQFRINEKDTGSAEVQVAILTARIRHLTEHLKAHPKDFHSRRGLMKMVGRRRKLLRYLRKSNPESYKSLIEKLNLRG comes from the coding sequence ATGAATCAAGAGGAGAAGAAGAAAATCATCGAACAGTTTAGAATCAACGAGAAAGACACGGGATCTGCAGAGGTACAGGTAGCTATTTTAACGGCAAGAATAAGACACCTTACTGAGCATTTAAAAGCCCACCCAAAAGATTTTCACTCTCGGCGTGGTCTAATGAAAATGGTTGGAAGGCGTAGAAAGCTCCTTAGATATTTGAGAAAATCAAATCCCGAGTCCTATAAATCCCTGATTGAAAAACTAAATCTTAGAGGTTAA